TTTTTTTTGAATAATATATGTATATTTTTATCAAATATTGAAAAATATTTAAATACTATGAGATTCAAATATCTAATTATATTGTTAAAATATGTTGCTTTCATAAAAATTATTTTAATAATATTTATTAATTCAAATTATAAATTTGGAGGAATGTTTTTTGTCATACGTAGATGAAGTAATAGAAACCATTATAGAACAAAACCCTTCCGAACCTGAATTCCACCAAGCTGTACGCGAAGTATTGGAATCCTTAAGGGTTGTAATTGAAGAAAATGAAGATGAATTTAAGAAAAACGCACTTCTTGAAAGATTAACAAATCCGGAAAGACAATTCAAATTCCGTGTCCCTTGGGTAGATGACAACGGACAAGTGCAAGTAAACACCGGATACCGTGTACAATTCAACGGTGCAATCGGACCTTACAAAGGCGGATTACGTTTCCACCCATCTGTAAACCTCGGTATTATTAAATTCTTAGGTTTCGAACAAATTTTCAAAAACTCCTTAACCGGTCTTCCAATTGGTGGAGGAAAAGGTGGATCTGACTTTGATCCTAAAGGAAAATCCGACAGAGAAATCATGGCATTCTGTCAATCTTTTATGACTGAATTATGCAAATACATCGGAGCAGACACTGATGTGCCTGCTGGAGATATCGGTGTAGGTGGCCGGGAAATCGGTTTCTTATTTGGTCAATACAAAAGAATCAGAGGATTATACGAAGGAGTATTAACTGGTAAAGGATTAACCTTCGGAGGATCCCTTGCAAGAACCGAAGCTACCGGATATGGATTATTATACTTCACCAACGCTATGTTAAAAGCTAATGACATTGACATTGCTGGCAAAACCATTGCAGTTTCCGGTGCAGGTAACGTAGCAATTTATGCTATCGAAAAAGCTCAACAATTAGGCGGTAAACCTGTAACCTGTTCCGATTCAACCGGTTGGATTTATGACCCTGAAGGAATCGACGTTGAGTTATTAAAAGAAGTAAAAGAAATTAGAAGAGAAAGATTAACTGCATATGCTGAAGCTAGAGACAGTGCTGAATACCACGAAGGCAAAGGCGTATGGACCATTAAATGTGACATCGCTCTTCCATGTGCTACCCAAAACGAATTACAATTAGAAGACGCTAAAACATTAGTTGAAAACGGAGTTTTAGCAGTTGCTGAAGGAGCAAACATGCCAACCACTATTGAAGCAACCGAATTCTTACAAGAAAATGACGTATTATTCGCACCTGGTAAAGCTTCAAACGCTGGTGGAGTAGCAACTTCTGCACTTGAAATGTCACAAAACTCAGAAAGATTATCCTGGACTTTTGAAGAAGTTGACGGTAGACTCCAAACTATTATGGAAACCATTTTCGAAAATGCTGCAGCTGCTGCTGAAGAATACGGTATGGACAAAAACTATGTTGCAGGAGCAAACATTGCAGGATTCAAGAAAGTTGTTGATGCTATGAACGCACAAGGAATCGTATAGATTTCCTTGTTTATTTTTTCTTTTTTTAGTTTAATAATTTGTTATTTGATTATTGTATATTTTTTAACTTGTTTTGAATTAATTCAATAAGTTTGTAGTTTTATTTATTATTTTAAACGATTAATGTTTAATTTTGAATTTTTCATAAGTAGGATGGTATCGTGTGGTTCGTCCTGTTTTTTAATATCTGTGATTTTACATACTGTCGCATTTCAGAAGTTAATATGTATTATTTTTTACTAAAGTAATATTAAATCTGTTTTATATTCAATTGAAATTAGTCAAATGTTTTAAATCATTAAATTGAGATGAATTTTCTTTTGTAATGTAAAATAAAATAAATAAAGGTTGTATTATGGATATTGAATATATTAAAGACAATTATAAATTTGAAACATTAACTGAAAAACATGATTTAAGTAATTTTGAATGTGGCTCTGATGATTTAAATGATTTTGTTAAAAATGATGCATTAATCCAACAACAGGATAAAATAAATATCACTAAGCTAATCACTTGTGATGATGAGATAATTGGCTTTGTATCATTACTAACTGATACTATCCCTTTAAAGAATATTCGTGATGAAAATATTCGGTTAAAATTAAAACATCATTACAATGAAAATATTGAAAAAGTTCCCAAAAAGAAGCAATTGCCTGCGATAAAAATAGGAAGATTTGCAATTGATAAAAAATATACAAATAATGGTTTAGGTTCGCATATTCTCAGAAATGTCATAAACTCCATTAGGGAATTATCTGAAAATGATGTAGGTTTAAGGTTTATTGTTGTTGAAGGTTATGCCAGTGCTTATAATTTTTATGCAGTTCATAATCACTTTTCAAATTTAAAAAGAGATGATAAATTAATTAAAGAGAAGTTGGACAGGATTATTAAACAAAATCCTGAACAAACTTTTTATTTCTATCTTGATCTCAAGAAAAGTTAAAATAGAACTATTCTTTGAGATTCGCATTTTTTTCTAAATTCACGGTCTTCTCTGCTAGGAGGTTCATTCATTTTTCTTAAAAAGTCTCTAGCTTCTTTACCATATAATGTTGGAGTTTCACCAATAGGTTTTGCCATGTGCATTCACCTCTGTTTTATTTAATATTTGTCTGTATTTTGTCCTTTAAATAGTTTACATTTTCATGAAATGGACAGATAATTATTTTTTTTTTAAGATTGTGGAAATATTTATATAGTATGGTTTTTTCAAAGCAATTTTGAATAGTGAAAACAATTTTTAAGGCCATACATTTCTTAAAACTTATATAATCGGATAAATAAATATTTATTTCGTAGGGAGGTGATACTACAATGGATGATGAAAAAATGAGCTTCATCTCAGCAGTTCTAATGTTTATCACTGCATTAATTGAACTGCTGAAATGTATATTATGGGATTAATTTCCCATAATATCTACTCATATTTTTCTAGTTCAGTAGTATATAATACTTCCTACATTCAATTAAAAAACTTAAAAGAGTTGGCTAATTAATGTTAAGGATAATATTAACAATAATTCAAATAATATTATGTTTAATAATAATTTTTTTAGGATATAAAAACAAGGAATACTTAAATATCATGGTTGGAGTATGTTTGTTAATCTTATCTTTAGTGTGATATTCCAAATCAGATATTTGTTAATCATCTTTTTATGAGGGGGGATGGAATTTAATGAAGATCTTTTTAAAAATATTTTGATGAGCTAACTTAAAATTTGGGATGTGGGGTGGTATCGCTCAATTCCCGCACAAAGAATCGTTTGAACTTTCTTGTTTATTTTTTCTTTTTTTTAATCTTAAAATTAGTTATATAATTATTATATGATTTTTAACATTTTAATATTAGTTTAACTTATCAATCTTTATTTTTTATTGTTTTTAAGCATGGGCAGGTGAAATAGTAAAACAAAAATTATTTATATGTCAATCGATAAATTTGTCATTGTGTTGCGAATATGAAATTTAGAAAAGAAATTATTATTTTTTCATTAATAACAATATTCATGCTAATGTCTGCCGTTAGTGCAGAAGAAAATATAACAGTTGATGATGGAACTGATTCAACTTCAGATTATGTTGAGTTTGACTCCGGTCAAGGTTATAATGAAAATAACATTAGCGAGAATCCCATCCTAGATGATGAGGTTATGGATGATGATGAAAATATCTCAGAAGAGGATATTGAACAGGATACATGTCCTGGCTCATGGGACAAGCATGATGCCTCTGCAGACTATGGATTTAATGGCGTATCTTATCATAAATCTTCTTCAATTAAGGATATTGCTATTCACAAATCATCTTCATCTTCATATTATTCAAAGGTTGATGACGCAGATGTTGGAGATAATGAAAATAGTATTAATGGAATGCTTTCTAAGTTTCAATCCCCTGATGCTATAGGTGTTGAAGCATTAAATGATATTATTAATGACATTCATGCCGAAGACATTTTTGCGGAAACATACTCCAGTTACAGACAATATTTTGATTATTTAAAATCCGATTCATTAGAAAAATTAATTGAAGAAAATAAAATTGGAGATGTTTTTAATAGCAACAGCCATATTGTTGATTTTATGAAGATTAATCAGTTGAAATATGATTTGATTAATTTTATGGACTTTGGGGCGGAATATGTTGATTCTTATATCAATTTAATTGATGTAAATGCATTTCTTGATATTTTTGATAAAATCATGAACTCGCCATCTACTCATAATGTAATGACGAATATTCCATCGTCCAATTATAATCCAATGCTAAGAAACCATAAATACGATTCTAATTATTCAGATTACAGTATTTATCAGGATGTAGATTTAATAATCAATTCGCATGATTTGAATGATGAAATGGAATTATTTATAGGTTCTGATGATAGTAATATTTCGGATATGCTGATTATTCGCGACAATATAACATTAATGAATCAAACATCTGATTTAAATACAATCCCTGATGTTTGTATTAATTCATTTGATATGGAATCTGATTTACAATTATCTGATGATGTAGGTAGTTGGCGTGATGCACAAGACAATTCTGATAAAACTTTAGCAATACAAAGTTTTAAATTTGACCAACAGATTAATTGTTTATCTAACAATATACCAGAAAATATTCAATCTACTTTTTATCATATGATTGGATGTGAATGCACTAACACTAACTTAACTAAACATTATAAGAGTTATGAAAATCTTCCAAAAGTTAGTGAAATTGATACCATTACCAGTGAT
This genomic window from uncultured Methanobrevibacter sp. contains:
- the gdhA gene encoding NADP-specific glutamate dehydrogenase, which produces MSYVDEVIETIIEQNPSEPEFHQAVREVLESLRVVIEENEDEFKKNALLERLTNPERQFKFRVPWVDDNGQVQVNTGYRVQFNGAIGPYKGGLRFHPSVNLGIIKFLGFEQIFKNSLTGLPIGGGKGGSDFDPKGKSDREIMAFCQSFMTELCKYIGADTDVPAGDIGVGGREIGFLFGQYKRIRGLYEGVLTGKGLTFGGSLARTEATGYGLLYFTNAMLKANDIDIAGKTIAVSGAGNVAIYAIEKAQQLGGKPVTCSDSTGWIYDPEGIDVELLKEVKEIRRERLTAYAEARDSAEYHEGKGVWTIKCDIALPCATQNELQLEDAKTLVENGVLAVAEGANMPTTIEATEFLQENDVLFAPGKASNAGGVATSALEMSQNSERLSWTFEEVDGRLQTIMETIFENAAAAAEEYGMDKNYVAGANIAGFKKVVDAMNAQGIV
- a CDS encoding N-acetyltransferase; its protein translation is MDIEYIKDNYKFETLTEKHDLSNFECGSDDLNDFVKNDALIQQQDKINITKLITCDDEIIGFVSLLTDTIPLKNIRDENIRLKLKHHYNENIEKVPKKKQLPAIKIGRFAIDKKYTNNGLGSHILRNVINSIRELSENDVGLRFIVVEGYASAYNFYAVHNHFSNLKRDDKLIKEKLDRIIKQNPEQTFYFYLDLKKS